In a single window of the Rhizobiaceae bacterium genome:
- the sppA gene encoding signal peptide peptidase SppA encodes MSLPAENWIERRQLRRKLTFWRVAALLIAAVALGTAVYVSGVERGGSAADHIAKVRIEGTITEDEDLIKRLEDVRKSAAVKGVILSIDSPGGTTAGGEAIFDEVRRVASEKPVVAQVGTLAASAGYLIASAADHIVARQTSIVGSIGVLIQYPDVTGLMDKLGIKMEEVKSSPLKAEPSPFNPTTDEERAAIRSMIMDSYDWFVGLVDERRPLTRQEANQIADGKVYTGRQALNLKLVDALGGEDQAVSWLKTKGVADGLEVVEWKAPRTGLAAYLAGAMGQDQTTSLDLQIREFLKALGARRLFLDGLVSLWQPE; translated from the coding sequence ATGTCGCTGCCAGCGGAGAACTGGATTGAACGTCGCCAGTTGCGGCGCAAACTCACCTTCTGGCGGGTAGCCGCACTGCTCATCGCCGCAGTCGCGCTCGGCACCGCAGTCTATGTGTCGGGTGTGGAGCGTGGCGGTAGCGCCGCCGATCACATCGCCAAGGTGCGCATCGAAGGCACGATCACCGAGGACGAGGACCTCATCAAGCGATTGGAGGACGTCCGCAAGTCCGCAGCGGTCAAGGGCGTCATCCTGTCGATCGACTCGCCGGGAGGCACGACGGCGGGCGGGGAAGCGATCTTCGACGAAGTGCGCCGCGTCGCCTCCGAGAAGCCCGTGGTCGCGCAGGTCGGAACGCTTGCCGCTTCGGCTGGATATCTGATTGCCAGCGCCGCCGATCACATCGTGGCGCGGCAGACATCCATTGTCGGGTCGATTGGCGTGCTGATCCAGTACCCGGACGTGACCGGGCTGATGGACAAGCTCGGCATCAAGATGGAAGAGGTGAAGTCCTCGCCGCTCAAGGCGGAGCCTTCGCCGTTCAATCCGACGACCGACGAGGAGCGCGCCGCGATACGCTCCATGATCATGGACAGTTATGACTGGTTCGTGGGGTTGGTCGACGAGCGGCGTCCGCTCACCCGGCAGGAAGCCAACCAGATTGCGGACGGAAAGGTCTATACGGGGCGGCAGGCGCTCAACCTCAAGCTGGTTGATGCGCTCGGCGGGGAAGATCAGGCGGTTTCGTGGCTGAAGACGAAGGGGGTCGCGGACGGACTTGAGGTCGTGGAATGGAAAGCACCCCGGACCGGCCTCGCAGCCTATCTCGCTGGCGCTATGGGGCAGGACCAGACCACGAGCCTTGACCTCCAGATACGCGAGTTTCTAAAGGCGCTCGGAGCAAGACGCTTGTTCCTTGACGGTCTCGTGTCACTCTGGCAACCTGAATGA
- the hrcA gene encoding heat-inducible transcriptional repressor HrcA: MTKPIQDPTLQSLDMRSRDIFRRIVDSYLLDGEPVGSRNLSRMLPSSLSPATVRNVMSDLEQAGLIYAPHISAGRLPTQKGLRFFVDAFMELGDLTDEERRNIETQMKASGSASSLEQVLTEASQMLSGMSRGAGLVVAAKNEVALKHIEFIQLEPTRALVVLVSQNGDVENRVIDLPAGVTSSQLQEATNFLNGHIRGFTLAEARANIERLRAETKLALDALSEQLVDKGLAIWAGADSGLPARLIVRGRSNLLENVSEQADMDLLRHLFDDLETQEGLIQLLDLAEEGSGVRIFIGSENKLFSLSGSSLVVAPYRDKEARVVGALGVIGPTRLNYARIVPMVDYTAQLISRLLR, from the coding sequence GCTGGATATGCGCTCGCGCGATATTTTCCGGCGCATCGTCGATTCCTATTTGCTGGACGGCGAGCCAGTCGGATCGCGCAACCTGTCGCGGATGCTGCCTTCCTCGCTGTCACCCGCCACCGTTCGCAATGTCATGAGCGACCTGGAGCAGGCGGGATTGATCTACGCGCCGCATATTTCGGCGGGCCGCCTGCCGACCCAGAAGGGGCTGCGCTTCTTCGTGGATGCCTTCATGGAGCTTGGCGACCTCACCGACGAAGAGCGCCGCAACATCGAGACCCAGATGAAAGCGTCCGGCTCGGCCAGCAGTCTGGAGCAGGTGCTGACCGAAGCGAGCCAGATGCTGTCCGGCATGTCGCGAGGGGCGGGGCTCGTCGTCGCCGCCAAGAATGAAGTCGCGCTCAAGCACATCGAGTTCATACAGCTTGAACCGACGCGCGCGCTCGTCGTGCTGGTGTCGCAAAACGGGGACGTCGAAAACCGCGTCATCGACCTGCCTGCGGGCGTCACTTCATCGCAGTTGCAGGAAGCGACGAATTTCCTCAACGGGCACATCCGGGGTTTCACGCTGGCCGAGGCGCGCGCCAATATCGAGCGATTGCGCGCCGAAACCAAGCTGGCGCTGGATGCGCTTTCGGAGCAGCTTGTCGACAAGGGGCTGGCGATCTGGGCAGGAGCCGACAGCGGCCTCCCCGCCCGGCTCATTGTTAGAGGCCGCTCCAACCTTCTCGAGAATGTTTCCGAGCAGGCGGACATGGACCTGCTTAGGCATTTGTTCGACGACCTCGAAACGCAGGAAGGGCTGATCCAGCTTCTCGACCTCGCCGAGGAAGGTTCGGGCGTGCGCATATTCATCGGCTCCGAAAACAAGCTCTTCTCCCTTTCCGGTTCCTCGCTGGTGGTTGCGCCATATCGCGACAAAGAGGCGCGGGTGGTGGGCGCGCTTGGCGTAATCGGGCCCACTCGTCTGAATTACGCGCGCATCGTGCCGATGGTGGACTACACGGCGCAGTTGATTTCGCGCCTGCTGCGATAA